A genomic window from Quercus lobata isolate SW786 chromosome 10, ValleyOak3.0 Primary Assembly, whole genome shotgun sequence includes:
- the LOC115963419 gene encoding pentatricopeptide repeat-containing protein At1g74750-like, protein MLRAKQISNLSSSARSFFFNGSRCGAADGSSCTCSDDETCVSRVQRKRNEVLLAQKPSALVSTPSGRVGTLISGESVKVIGPQKAENVDHASPLKQVVSAPSSLGRSDCVSYAIVTDSAQKDLVQSPLIADQFVKAGIAAVTFLSDIVNYKIPLSDGNGILNSPMNCMVDPTRPLSGIKSSNVRHIKRENFSSVHPKPSAPIAAGSNHATNNHATRGKGDKSNVVNGLRHVQYTGSGNSVASHRIPSDNHEKTVPQRGRAHSNHFPSNFKSNVQTSDTGIVGSNSRGFNKPHRDMKMATGIAPIRRPVANTGHVAESVHNILQQLKWGPAAEKALGNLRCSMDAFQANQILKQLQDHSVALGFFNWLKRQPGFKHDGHTYTTMVGILGRARQFAAINRLLDQMVKDGCQPNVVTYNRLIHSYGRANYLKEALIVFNQMQEVGCKPDRVTYCTLIDIHAKAGYLDVAMCMYERMLEAGLSPDTFTYSVIINCLGKAGNLTAAHKLFCEMRDHGCVPNLVTYNIMIALQAKARNYETALNLYRDMKNAGFEPDKVSYSIVMEVLGHCGYLEEAEAVFVEMKRKNWVPDEPVYGLLVDLWGKAGNVEKAWEWYQSMLYAGLRPNVPTCNSMLSAFLRVHRLPDAYNLLQSMVGLGLNPSLQTYTLLLSCCTEAQSSYDMGFCCELMSITRHPAHAFLQSMPASGPDGQNVREHVSHFLDMMHTEDRESKRGLVDAVVDFLHKSGLKEEAGSVWEVAAQKNVYPDAVREKSSCYWLINLHVMSDGTAVTALSRTLAWFRRQMLVSGIGPHRIDIVTGWGRRSRVTGTSLVRQAVQELLSIFSFPFFTENGNSGCFVGCGEPLNRWLLQSYVERMHLL, encoded by the coding sequence ATGTTACGAGCAAAGCAGATCAGTAACCTTTCCAGTAGTGCTAGATCCTTCTTTTTTAATGGATCACGATGTGGTGCGGCAGATGGAAGTTCATGCACTTGCTCTGATGATGAAACTTGTGTTTCAAGAGTTCAGCGTAAAAGAAATGAAGTTCTACTCGCTCAAAAGCCATCCGCCTTAGTATCCACACCTTCAGGCAGGGTAGGAACCTTAATTTCTGGAGAGTCAGTTAAAGTGATAGGTCCTCAGAAGGCTGAGAATGTTGATCATGCAAGCCCCCTAAAACAAGTTGTTTCTGCCCCCAGTTCTTTGGGAAGATCAGATTGTGTAAGTTACGCTATTGTCACTGATTCTGCTCAGAAGGATTTGGTACAGTCGCCTCTTATTGCTGATCAGTTTGTTAAGGCTGGTATTGCTGCAGTAACTTTTCTGTCTGATATAGTTAACTATAAGATCCCTCTATCAGATGGAAATGGAATACTAAACTCGCCCATGAACTGTATGGTCGATCCTACTAGGCCTCTCTCTGGCATCAAATCGTCAAATGTAAGACacataaaaagagaaaacttttCCAGTGTTCATCCAAAACCGTCTGCACCAATAGCAGCTGGGTCAAACCATGCAACAAACAATCATGCTACGAGGGGTAAAGGTGATAAATCCAATGTTGTTAATGGTCTCAGGCATGTTCAGTATACTGGGTCAGGGAATTCGGTGGCAAGTCATCGTATACCTTCAGATAATCATGAGAAGACTGTACCACAGAGAGGAAGAGCTCATTCAAACCACTTCCCATCAAATTTTAAGTCAAACGTGCAGACTTCAGATACAGGAATTGTAGGGTCTAACAGCAGAGGTTTCAACAAGCCCCACAGAGATATGAAAATGGCAACAGGAATTGCTCCAATTAGGAGGCCGGTTGCAAATACTGGGCATGTTGCGGAAAGTGTTCATAACATACTGCAACAATTGAAATGGGGCCCTGCAGCTGAAAAGGCTCTTGGAAATCTCAGATGTTCAATGGATGCGTTTCAGGCAAACCAGATTCTCAAACAACTTCAAGACCACTCCGTTGCTCTTGGTTTTTTCAATTGGTTGAAACGACAACCAGGGTTCAAGCATGATGGACACACTTATACCACCATGGTTGGCATTCTTGGTCGTGCCAGACAGTTTGCTGCAATAAACAGATTGCTTGATCAGATGGTGAAGGATGGATGCCAGCCTAATGTTGTGACATATAATCGTTTGATTCATAGTTATGGCCGTGCAAACTACTTGAAGGAAGCGCTCATTGTTTTCAATCAAATGCAGGAAGTAGGGTGCAAACCTGACCGTGTCACTTACTGCACACTCATTGACATCCATGCAAAAGCTGGGTATTTGGATGTTGCAATGTGCATGTACGAAAGAATGCTAGAGGCTGGCCTTTCTCCTGACACATTCACTTACAGTGTCATAATAAACTGCCTTGGGAAAGCTGGGAACTTGACTGCTGCCCACAAGCTATTCTGTGAGATGAGAGATCACGGCTGTGTTCCTAATTTAGTCACCTATAATATCATGATTGCTTTGCAAGCCAAAGCAAGGAACTATGAGACTGCCTTGAATCTTTATCGTGACATGAAGAATGCGGGATTTGAACCTGATAAAGTCTCTTACAGCATAGTGATGGAGGTGCTTGGCCATTGTGGGTACCTTGAGGAAGCAGAAGCAGTCTTTGTAGAAATGAAACGGAAAAACTGGGTCCCAGATGAACCTGTTTATGGTCTTTTGGTGGACTTGTGGGGGAAGGCTGGGAATGTTGAGAAGGCCTGGGAGTGGTATCAATCGATGCTCTATGCAGGTTTGCGACCTAATGTGCCCACCTGCAATTCCATGCTCAGTGCTTTCCTTAGGGTACACCGACTGCCAGATGCCTATAACTTGCTCCAGAGTATGGTGGGTTTAGGCCTAAACCCTTCTTTGCAAACTTATACCTTGCTCCTCAGTTGTTGTACAGAAGCACAGTCATCATATGACATGGGGTTTTGCTGTGAGCTCATGTCCATCACGCGTCACCCTGCACATGCATTTCTACAGTCCATGCCAGCATCAGGACCGGATGGTCAAAATGTGAGGGAGCATGTAAGCCATTTCTTGGACATGATGCATACTGAAGATAGAGAGAGCAAGAGGGGACTTGTAGATGCAGTGGTAGATTTTCTACACAAGTCGGGGCTCAAGGAGGAGGCAGGCTCAGTTTGGGAGGTGGCTGCACAAAAGAATGTATATCCAGATGCTGTCAGAGAGAAGAGCTCCTGTTATTGGCTTATTAACCTTCATGTAATGTCAGATGGTACAGCCGTCACAGCATTGTCAAGAACACTTGCTTGGTTTCGCCGGCAAATGCTAGTGTCTGGGATAGGTCCCCATCGGATTGATATTGTAACTGGATGGGGCCGGCGGAGCAGGGTGACAGGAACATCTTTGGTGAGGCAAGCTGTACAGGAACTGCTGAGTATATTTAGCTTCCCATTTTTCACAGAGAATGGAAATTCTGGGTGCTTTGTGGGATGTGGAGAGCCTCTTAATAGATGGTTGCTTCAATCTTATGTTGAGAGGATGCATCTACTATAG